From the genome of Anaplasma ovis str. Haibei, one region includes:
- a CDS encoding UDP-N-acetylglucosamine--N-acetylmuramyl-(pentapeptide) pyrophosphoryl-undecaprenol N-acetylglucosamine transferase — MKKIVLVAGGTGGHIVPAALICQVLTSRGYKCVLYTDQYFLQYRARFPNIKRYVLLPLCKRSGGTVRLLKFCVLLVYSCLLSYVKLRSLKPDLVIGFGAYASFPVLLSAWLMSIDVVLHEQNSIMGRVNRVFARYARIIACGLPLRNVDNKLARKVAYVGVPTDIKKVAKQPLVSDSVNLVILGGSQGLCTFGKTFALAITELPAHIRSRVFVTQQCGKGQLETVTELYARYSIKHQLSGFFTDMKNIIGEADLIISRAGATTIAEVMAAGKPAIYVPYERSSCNHQLYNAQLVEGLGAGLCVEEQALDVSIARNVLTTLLGNPSKLQEMSRNATKHATLNADAQFCAVVDGLLKC, encoded by the coding sequence ATGAAAAAAATAGTGTTGGTGGCTGGAGGTACAGGTGGGCATATCGTTCCCGCAGCGCTTATTTGTCAAGTTCTTACCAGTAGAGGCTACAAGTGTGTTTTATATACAGACCAGTATTTTTTGCAGTACAGAGCGAGATTTCCTAACATAAAGAGGTATGTACTTCTACCTCTTTGTAAGAGGTCAGGCGGAACTGTGCGGCTTTTAAAGTTTTGCGTTCTTCTCGTATACAGTTGTCTGCTATCGTACGTAAAACTGCGCTCATTAAAGCCGGATTTAGTAATTGGGTTTGGCGCATACGCGTCTTTTCCCGTTTTGCTGTCAGCTTGGTTGATGTCAATAGATGTAGTGTTGCACGAACAAAATTCCATCATGGGGAGGGTGAATCGTGTGTTTGCTAGGTATGCGAGGATTATTGCCTGTGGATTGCCGCTGCGCAACGTAGATAATAAACTCGCACGTAAGGTGGCCTACGTTGGAGTACCTACTGACATTAAAAAGGTGGCAAAGCAGCCCTTGGTGAGCGATTCTGTTAATCTTGTGATATTGGGGGGGAGCCAGGGTCTTTGTACATTTGGAAAGACTTTCGCATTAGCTATTACAGAATTGCCCGCCCATATTAGGAGTAGGGTGTTCGTAACGCAGCAGTGCGGGAAAGGCCAGTTGGAGACGGTAACAGAGCTGTATGCTAGATATAGCATCAAGCATCAGCTGAGCGGGTTTTTTACCGACATGAAAAACATAATAGGCGAGGCTGACCTGATTATTAGCAGGGCTGGTGCAACCACGATAGCAGAAGTTATGGCAGCGGGTAAGCCAGCTATATATGTTCCGTACGAGCGATCTTCCTGTAACCATCAGTTATATAATGCCCAGTTGGTGGAGGGTTTGGGCGCTGGCCTGTGCGTTGAGGAGCAAGCTCTTGATGTTTCAATAGCCAGGAACGTGCTTACAACCTTGCTTGGTAACCCGAGCAAATTGCAAGAGATGTCTCGCAACGCAACCAAGCACGCTACACTCAATGCCGACGCACAATTTTGCGCGGTGGTAGACGGACTGTTGAAGTGTTAA
- the efp gene encoding elongation factor P, with the protein MAERGSDIRPGQILDHNGSLYLVVKTMHTQPGKGGAYIQAELKNLKTGAKYQERFRSDGYVKRAIVEEVEYQYIFGDGASLTLMNTTTYEQVSISADMLGEKGVYLKEGVILTLSFYQGQVVAARVPDYVVLEVVETESVIKGQTASSSYKSAVLENGERISVPPFIKVGERVVVYTVDDTYYERAKD; encoded by the coding sequence ATGGCTGAGAGGGGTAGTGATATAAGGCCTGGTCAAATTCTTGATCATAACGGTTCTCTTTACCTAGTGGTGAAGACCATGCACACCCAGCCCGGTAAAGGAGGGGCGTATATACAGGCTGAGCTGAAAAACCTTAAGACTGGTGCTAAATATCAGGAAAGGTTCCGCTCTGATGGATATGTAAAACGCGCTATAGTTGAGGAGGTGGAATATCAGTATATCTTTGGTGATGGCGCCTCACTCACGCTCATGAACACTACAACCTATGAGCAGGTCTCTATAAGTGCGGATATGCTCGGAGAGAAGGGTGTTTATCTGAAGGAGGGTGTTATTTTAACCTTATCCTTCTACCAGGGGCAGGTTGTGGCTGCCAGAGTTCCGGATTATGTGGTTCTGGAGGTTGTGGAGACAGAGTCTGTGATCAAAGGCCAAACCGCATCCTCTTCCTATAAATCTGCCGTGTTGGAAAATGGCGAGCGGATAAGTGTTCCTCCTTTTATAAAGGTTGGTGAGCGGGTAGTAGTTTACACCGTGGACGATACATACTACGAAAGGGCGAAGGACTGA
- a CDS encoding inositol monophosphatase family protein — protein MSALFSPVVGVMLRAVRKSSRGLVRDFNEIRCLQPSHVAAGEFAKAAYIRSSRIISEELHAYKQECGILFDDAYIGQNPGELFWFVSPIDSRTNFTNGLPYFATVVALVKNGEVTAAVVDAPVLRETFYVDKGLGAFVENYQSRYVRMHVAKRESVKAALVDVSAGCPDVLSLSQNLASQHAVLRSMGSVMLGFAYAASACYDMVVYSRVNEYKARIGRLFIEGSKGSMISKDGVLIAGSFFLCDFVERNFLQ, from the coding sequence ATGTCTGCGCTTTTTTCTCCCGTGGTTGGTGTTATGCTCAGGGCTGTGCGCAAGTCCTCCAGGGGGTTGGTGCGGGACTTTAACGAGATAAGATGTTTGCAGCCCTCTCACGTCGCTGCGGGGGAATTTGCTAAGGCTGCTTATATCAGATCCAGCAGGATTATCAGTGAGGAGCTTCATGCCTACAAGCAGGAATGCGGCATACTTTTCGATGATGCTTACATTGGGCAGAATCCGGGCGAGCTGTTTTGGTTTGTTAGCCCTATAGATAGCAGAACTAATTTTACCAACGGGTTGCCATATTTTGCCACTGTGGTTGCTCTCGTGAAAAATGGGGAGGTTACTGCAGCAGTAGTTGATGCTCCTGTACTGAGGGAGACGTTCTACGTTGACAAAGGTCTGGGTGCTTTTGTGGAGAATTATCAATCCAGATATGTCAGGATGCACGTTGCGAAGAGGGAGAGCGTTAAAGCCGCATTGGTTGATGTTTCTGCTGGGTGTCCGGATGTTCTGTCGCTGTCTCAGAACCTGGCGTCACAGCACGCTGTGCTGCGCTCTATGGGGTCTGTTATGCTTGGGTTTGCGTACGCGGCCTCTGCCTGCTATGATATGGTGGTCTATTCCAGAGTTAATGAATACAAAGCCCGTATAGGTAGGCTCTTCATTGAGGGAAGTAAGGGTAGCATGATAAGCAAAGACGGGGTGCTCATCGCGGGTAGCTTCTTTTTGTGTGATTTTGTTGAGCGAAATTTCTTACAGTGA
- a CDS encoding RluA family pseudouridine synthase: MKREYLVEGTCFEVRVDRYLRGLLPGVTQSFIERLLRKGEILLNNTKAKSSTRVSNGDVLSIKHVDCIVLREKEIRALRHVPLLDLVNSSILYEDQNIIAINKPAGVSVQGGSKVKVSISDVLDKIKPGECCRIVHRLDKDTSGVLVLARNLDVARYLACEFRERRVKKEYTAVTRGVPQPASGEVSTPIFYKVQSAAGERMIEKEAKTFFSVMRILGDFAVVLLRPVTGRKHQLRIHMSQIGCPIVGDDKYYKHDLAEKGMLHLHASSLTFELMGRTLSIAANMPGYMEEKINSLACS, translated from the coding sequence GTGAAAAGGGAATATCTCGTAGAAGGAACGTGCTTTGAGGTGCGTGTAGACAGATATTTGCGTGGCCTTCTGCCGGGTGTCACTCAGTCTTTTATAGAGCGGCTGCTACGCAAGGGAGAGATACTACTAAACAACACAAAAGCCAAGTCATCCACGCGGGTTAGCAATGGCGATGTCTTGAGCATAAAGCATGTTGACTGCATTGTGCTGCGCGAGAAGGAAATACGTGCACTCCGGCATGTGCCGCTTTTGGATTTGGTAAATAGCAGCATACTGTACGAAGATCAAAACATTATAGCGATAAATAAACCTGCTGGTGTCAGCGTCCAGGGCGGTAGCAAGGTTAAGGTTAGTATTAGTGATGTACTTGATAAAATAAAGCCGGGCGAATGCTGCCGGATAGTTCACAGGCTGGACAAAGACACGAGCGGTGTGCTCGTGCTGGCACGTAACCTAGACGTGGCAAGGTACCTTGCGTGTGAATTCCGGGAGAGAAGGGTCAAAAAGGAATATACTGCGGTTACCAGAGGTGTTCCGCAGCCGGCATCTGGGGAGGTGAGTACGCCAATATTTTACAAGGTACAGTCCGCCGCTGGGGAGAGAATGATTGAAAAAGAGGCCAAAACTTTCTTCTCGGTGATGCGGATTTTGGGAGATTTTGCAGTGGTATTGCTGCGTCCTGTTACGGGAAGGAAGCACCAATTGCGGATTCATATGTCGCAGATCGGGTGCCCAATAGTTGGGGACGATAAATACTACAAACATGATCTTGCTGAGAAGGGAATGCTGCACCTACACGCCTCATCGCTAACCTTTGAATTGATGGGCCGTACGCTCAGCATTGCTGCTAATATGCCCGGCTATATGGAGGAGAAGATTAACTCACTTGCGTGTTCGTGA
- a CDS encoding PleD family two-component system response regulator, whose product MTAKILVVDDLIANVKLLQAKLTKEYYNVLTAMSGEEAIQLAREKHPDLILLDVMMPDMDGYETCRRLRADPATTYIPVVMVTALDNTTDNRVNGISSGADDFLTKPINDVALFSRIRSLTRFKILVDELRLRGKTNTEMSSVDGNIMHYANQISNAKIMILDSDKVRSEHMNSVLQEYFQETAVLDNPSQDVNLQNAESYDLFIIDLNFGGDGLRLCSNFRSNNNTRYTPILVLLDESDDIGILSRAFEIGISDYIMAPIDSNELLARANVQVKRKRYQDALRMHLEDNAEMSITDPLTGCYNRRYFDMHFQNIVNEARDKGKDLSVMIIDVDHFKQVNDTLGHTVGDELLQQLRKRIFDNIRISDLLARFGGEEFVIILPETGIDQAVIAAERLRKKVAGEPFNTSAGALDKTISIGVAEFRPSEEAKDFLNRADKCLYSAKETRNAVSHDQL is encoded by the coding sequence ATGACAGCGAAAATACTGGTGGTAGATGACCTTATAGCTAACGTCAAGCTGTTGCAGGCAAAACTCACCAAAGAATACTACAATGTGCTCACCGCAATGAGTGGTGAAGAGGCAATACAGCTGGCAAGAGAGAAGCATCCAGATTTAATATTACTTGATGTTATGATGCCAGACATGGACGGATACGAGACTTGTAGGAGGCTGAGAGCCGACCCTGCCACAACCTACATACCGGTCGTAATGGTAACAGCACTGGATAACACCACCGACAACCGCGTAAATGGGATTAGCTCCGGAGCAGACGATTTTTTGACTAAACCAATAAACGACGTGGCGCTTTTTTCGAGAATCAGATCGCTCACCAGGTTCAAAATTCTCGTAGACGAGCTGAGACTCAGAGGCAAAACCAACACGGAAATGAGCTCGGTGGATGGGAACATTATGCACTACGCGAACCAGATTTCCAACGCCAAAATCATGATCCTAGATAGCGATAAAGTACGCTCAGAACACATGAACAGTGTGCTACAGGAGTATTTTCAGGAAACCGCAGTGTTGGACAACCCGTCACAAGATGTAAATCTCCAGAATGCGGAAAGCTATGATCTCTTCATAATAGACCTCAATTTTGGTGGCGATGGGCTCAGGCTTTGCTCGAACTTCAGGAGCAACAACAATACGCGCTACACCCCCATACTGGTACTGCTAGATGAGAGCGACGATATTGGAATCCTGAGCAGGGCTTTTGAGATCGGCATTAGCGACTATATCATGGCTCCTATAGACAGCAACGAGCTTCTCGCAAGAGCGAACGTACAAGTCAAAAGGAAAAGATATCAGGATGCACTGCGCATGCACCTGGAAGATAATGCGGAAATGTCGATCACAGATCCCCTAACAGGGTGTTACAATAGAAGATACTTCGATATGCACTTTCAAAATATCGTGAACGAAGCACGTGACAAGGGTAAAGATCTGTCTGTCATGATAATAGACGTAGATCATTTCAAGCAAGTAAATGACACTCTTGGTCATACCGTCGGGGATGAGCTCCTGCAACAGCTTAGAAAAAGAATTTTCGACAACATTAGAATATCTGACCTACTTGCAAGATTTGGAGGCGAGGAATTTGTCATTATCTTGCCAGAGACAGGCATAGATCAAGCCGTGATAGCGGCTGAGCGACTTCGAAAAAAAGTTGCTGGAGAACCCTTCAACACAAGCGCAGGCGCGCTCGACAAGACTATCAGTATCGGGGTAGCAGAGTTTCGTCCCTCTGAGGAGGCCAAGGACTTCCTAAATAGGGCGGATAAGTGCCTATATTCTGCCAAGGAGACAAGAAACGCTGTATCGCACGACCAGTTGTAG
- a CDS encoding NAD-glutamate dehydrogenase, whose protein sequence is MRIPEDSACGFGGHVVASVLNALREKFPSQTNEYGLLKSFIEKFYNFSYSTDVELTSQFLLNIAEDLYNFIGNRKPKESMVRVFTVERPGCPEKSFTIVETANDNLPFIIDSVIIALKKHNLPIYHYTNAVLLLKREGGRIVGVDALSTSCTDDRACESVAYFVVGPASEALQSKLKMEVEQALHSVVCCVGDWQPMLSRVDELLSSMRGDPSREEICRFLEWLRGDSFVFLGYSEYTKSKSGELVLDPKRSLGLQRIGTQAQKSLSCQAQSKEPLYVVQSNCVSHVHRYGYMICIGLRTFDKAGNIEQEKCFYGFFTSSVEFQSACHIPVIRKKVELVKERSGFLKTGHNGKALMAIMQKFSREELFRFSEEDLFQISMGILFLSSSPKVRLFMLKDAINGFIWCIIFIPKNLASTELADRIAAVLESALGGKVVGQHYNMYDESDLVRLQFTIKTNDAASCAISAQEVEKMVVESTKRWEDRLQQVVSQRLDGDFSEYVSAFPTSYQEHFSPENARHDILKIHKVLENPTGEGEVDLYLLENCNYYQLKIYVLLDGDLRLLKVLDVVKKMGARMLQHHSYDITVREKCVRLHHFVLANTSKSFDHHNVKSQFETTLKKVFSGETENDYFNSLVILANLGWKEVLLVRTLSRYLKQISFNYSQAYIQKVVRKHSDMVNLFVRLFEARFDPDISGDRDAKVAGVRKSIDALFTQVSDIVHDYILKCIYNLILAVLRTNYYQDGRNYLSLKLDSGAVPDIPRPLPFREIYVYSNTFEGIHLRGGKVARGGIRWSDRTEDFRTEVLGLMKAQMTKNSVIVPVGSKGGFVLKGNSRKLGSVECAIECYKSFLRGILDITDNVIDNKCVTPSRVVRYDDDDPYLVVAADKGTASFSDHANQISAEYNFWLGDAFASGGSVGFDHKKIGITARGAWVAAQRHFWTMGKNIQKDTFTAVGIGDMSGDVFGNGMLLSDKMCLLGAFNHIHIFVDPSPDPAKSFAERKRLFETPGSSWQDYKPSLISKGGGVFLRSSKSIALTPEMKKCFQLDTKDSSISPTALIRAMLKAPVDMIWNGGIGTYVKSSREAHTTIGDKANDRLRVNGADLRASMVIEGGNLGCTQLGRVEYAGKGGRINTDFIDNAGGVICSDFEVNLKICLEMAVRDKFISLEERNKILYDMLLDIPGILMERHNKLETRTLMLECIQAKKRIEQHHRIMQYLERIKALDRGMEFLPGDDEVLKMISESRGLDAPQIAVLIAYTRTFIKGGIMKSNLLQHGLASVYESQYLLSYFPESIRNRFEKYIKQHKLKHEILATCISNDIVNRMGCVFVSHIESMGITIDTIARVYVIVSRIYNLQDIWSELDRADGTIDVNDYVTIIREVQKFVGQATFWMLRHMHKFPDVEQRLEGLSSQTLLIEENMENILCGEFLESYNTARRNLPQQNLDPKIAQRIGGLQFSIFAMDIIHLAESTGADIVAVGKVYFRLRSVLSFSRIRELAMQMDAASPYWQRVAIRNLLDDLSDYQSIITGNIVKHMVLNKVDMKKCVDTVAQEHVDSWCTQYKNQLDGYYRFLEDINSTQLDLSKLVLIIRVLSVFTVGKDYHV, encoded by the coding sequence ATGCGCATCCCAGAAGATAGTGCTTGTGGTTTCGGAGGGCACGTGGTCGCCTCTGTGTTGAACGCCCTACGGGAAAAGTTCCCATCACAAACTAATGAGTATGGCCTGCTCAAGAGCTTTATAGAGAAGTTTTACAACTTCTCTTACAGTACAGATGTAGAATTGACGAGCCAGTTTCTGCTAAACATTGCGGAGGATCTGTACAATTTCATCGGCAACAGGAAGCCCAAAGAGAGCATGGTGCGTGTATTCACGGTAGAGCGCCCGGGGTGCCCGGAAAAATCCTTCACAATAGTGGAAACGGCCAATGATAATTTGCCGTTTATAATAGACTCCGTAATCATAGCGCTAAAGAAGCATAATCTACCGATATATCACTACACAAACGCGGTTTTGCTTCTGAAAAGGGAAGGCGGCAGGATTGTAGGCGTTGACGCTCTATCTACATCCTGCACCGATGATCGCGCTTGCGAGTCTGTAGCATATTTTGTAGTGGGGCCTGCAAGTGAGGCACTGCAAAGCAAGCTTAAGATGGAAGTTGAACAAGCCCTGCACTCGGTTGTGTGCTGCGTTGGCGATTGGCAACCGATGCTTAGCCGAGTGGACGAACTGCTGTCGAGTATGAGAGGGGACCCATCGCGTGAGGAGATTTGCCGTTTCCTGGAATGGTTACGCGGGGACAGTTTTGTGTTCCTTGGGTACAGTGAGTATACAAAGTCAAAGTCGGGGGAGCTAGTCCTGGATCCGAAGCGCAGCTTGGGATTACAAAGGATAGGAACGCAAGCCCAGAAATCTTTAAGTTGCCAGGCGCAAAGTAAAGAGCCACTGTACGTCGTGCAATCAAATTGCGTTTCCCACGTGCACAGGTACGGATATATGATCTGCATAGGCCTGCGCACATTCGATAAGGCGGGAAATATAGAACAGGAAAAGTGTTTCTACGGGTTTTTCACCTCTTCAGTTGAATTTCAGAGCGCATGCCACATACCGGTGATAAGAAAAAAGGTCGAGCTTGTAAAAGAAAGATCCGGCTTTTTGAAGACTGGGCACAATGGAAAAGCGTTGATGGCCATTATGCAGAAGTTCTCTAGAGAGGAGCTTTTCCGCTTTTCTGAGGAAGACCTGTTCCAGATCTCAATGGGGATACTTTTCCTCTCCAGCAGCCCAAAAGTCCGGCTGTTCATGCTGAAAGACGCGATAAACGGCTTCATTTGGTGCATTATCTTCATACCAAAGAACCTAGCTAGTACAGAGTTAGCAGACCGCATAGCTGCCGTGCTGGAAAGTGCCCTGGGCGGTAAAGTTGTTGGCCAGCACTATAACATGTATGACGAGTCTGATTTGGTAAGACTACAATTTACAATCAAAACCAACGATGCGGCTTCCTGCGCTATATCGGCACAGGAAGTTGAGAAGATGGTAGTGGAATCCACAAAGCGGTGGGAAGACAGGCTGCAGCAGGTGGTGTCTCAGAGACTCGATGGTGATTTTTCCGAGTACGTCAGCGCTTTCCCAACTAGCTATCAGGAGCATTTTTCCCCAGAAAATGCGCGCCATGACATCTTGAAAATTCATAAAGTATTGGAAAACCCCACGGGTGAGGGCGAGGTAGATCTCTACCTATTAGAAAACTGCAACTACTATCAGCTGAAAATATACGTACTGCTGGATGGAGATCTGCGTTTATTGAAGGTTTTGGATGTCGTAAAGAAGATGGGTGCAAGGATGCTACAGCACCACAGTTACGATATCACGGTGCGGGAGAAGTGTGTGCGTTTACACCACTTTGTACTCGCAAACACGAGCAAGTCTTTTGACCATCATAACGTAAAGAGCCAATTTGAAACAACGCTGAAAAAGGTGTTTTCCGGAGAAACTGAGAATGACTACTTCAACAGCTTGGTGATCCTAGCAAACTTGGGGTGGAAAGAAGTTTTACTCGTAAGGACACTGAGCAGGTACTTAAAGCAAATCTCATTCAACTACAGCCAGGCATACATTCAAAAGGTTGTCAGGAAGCATTCTGACATGGTCAATTTGTTCGTTCGGTTATTCGAGGCTAGATTTGACCCAGATATATCTGGTGACAGAGATGCAAAGGTGGCGGGCGTACGCAAATCAATTGACGCATTGTTTACGCAAGTATCAGACATAGTTCACGACTACATACTGAAGTGCATATATAACCTAATATTAGCGGTCTTGCGCACAAACTACTACCAGGATGGCAGAAATTATCTCTCGCTAAAGCTAGACTCTGGTGCAGTACCAGATATTCCTCGCCCCCTTCCCTTCAGGGAAATATATGTTTACTCAAATACGTTCGAGGGTATACACCTACGCGGTGGAAAGGTGGCACGAGGCGGCATAAGATGGTCCGACAGAACTGAAGATTTCCGCACTGAGGTCCTAGGGCTGATGAAGGCACAGATGACGAAGAACTCTGTGATCGTCCCAGTTGGGTCTAAAGGTGGATTTGTTCTGAAGGGTAACTCAAGAAAGCTAGGATCGGTTGAGTGCGCGATTGAGTGCTACAAGAGCTTTTTGCGTGGTATATTGGACATTACTGACAATGTAATAGACAACAAGTGTGTCACTCCCAGTCGCGTAGTAAGGTATGATGACGACGATCCATACCTGGTAGTTGCAGCTGACAAGGGTACCGCGTCTTTTTCTGACCACGCAAATCAGATTTCTGCAGAGTATAACTTCTGGCTTGGAGATGCGTTTGCATCCGGAGGATCCGTTGGGTTTGACCATAAAAAAATAGGCATTACTGCCAGGGGAGCATGGGTTGCTGCTCAGCGGCACTTCTGGACCATGGGTAAAAATATACAAAAAGACACGTTCACTGCTGTTGGTATAGGGGATATGTCGGGTGACGTGTTCGGTAATGGGATGTTGTTGTCAGACAAGATGTGCCTACTCGGGGCTTTTAATCATATACACATATTCGTCGATCCCTCTCCTGACCCTGCGAAAAGTTTCGCGGAACGTAAGCGGTTGTTTGAAACTCCAGGGTCATCTTGGCAAGATTACAAACCGAGTCTCATATCGAAAGGCGGGGGTGTTTTTCTTCGCAGTTCAAAATCCATTGCTCTTACTCCGGAGATGAAGAAGTGCTTCCAGCTGGATACCAAAGACAGCAGCATCTCCCCCACTGCCCTGATTAGGGCGATGCTAAAAGCGCCAGTAGACATGATTTGGAACGGCGGTATAGGTACGTACGTAAAATCATCCAGGGAAGCTCACACTACTATTGGTGATAAGGCCAACGATCGGCTCAGAGTCAATGGGGCGGACCTACGCGCTTCTATGGTCATAGAAGGGGGCAACCTTGGCTGTACGCAGCTAGGTAGGGTAGAATATGCCGGTAAGGGCGGTAGGATTAATACTGACTTTATAGACAACGCAGGTGGTGTTATCTGCTCAGACTTTGAAGTCAATCTAAAGATCTGCCTGGAAATGGCCGTCAGAGATAAATTTATCTCTTTGGAAGAGCGCAACAAAATCCTCTACGATATGCTTCTTGATATACCTGGCATTCTCATGGAGCGCCATAACAAACTCGAGACCAGAACGTTGATGCTGGAGTGCATTCAGGCAAAGAAGCGTATAGAGCAGCACCATAGGATAATGCAGTACCTTGAAAGGATCAAGGCCTTGGACCGCGGCATGGAATTCCTACCCGGCGATGATGAAGTCCTGAAAATGATTTCTGAATCCAGGGGGCTTGACGCCCCTCAGATAGCTGTGCTCATAGCATACACCCGGACGTTCATAAAAGGGGGAATTATGAAGTCCAACTTGCTGCAGCACGGCCTGGCGAGTGTCTATGAATCTCAATATCTGCTCTCATACTTCCCTGAATCTATAAGAAATAGGTTTGAGAAGTATATAAAGCAGCATAAATTGAAACATGAAATACTGGCCACATGCATATCCAACGACATAGTAAACAGGATGGGTTGTGTCTTCGTAAGCCACATAGAAAGCATGGGTATTACCATAGACACGATTGCCAGGGTGTATGTGATAGTCTCCAGAATATATAACCTACAAGATATTTGGAGCGAGCTTGATAGGGCCGACGGCACCATAGACGTTAATGACTATGTCACAATAATCAGGGAGGTGCAAAAGTTCGTTGGGCAGGCAACTTTCTGGATGCTCCGACATATGCACAAGTTTCCAGATGTGGAACAAAGGCTAGAGGGCCTGTCATCGCAAACTCTGCTTATCGAAGAAAATATGGAAAACATCTTGTGCGGGGAGTTTTTGGAATCCTACAACACCGCACGGCGCAACCTTCCGCAACAAAATTTGGATCCCAAAATAGCACAGAGGATCGGCGGATTGCAGTTCTCTATTTTTGCTATGGATATAATACATCTGGCAGAGAGCACAGGAGCAGATATAGTTGCAGTAGGTAAGGTGTACTTCAGGCTAAGGTCTGTTTTAAGCTTCAGTCGCATAAGGGAGCTCGCAATGCAGATGGACGCGGCTTCGCCGTACTGGCAGCGTGTAGCTATAAGGAATTTACTCGATGATCTGAGCGACTACCAGTCCATAATTACCGGCAACATAGTAAAGCACATGGTACTCAATAAAGTGGATATGAAAAAGTGCGTGGATACAGTAGCGCAGGAGCATGTAGATTCCTGGTGCACTCAATACAAGAACCAACTGGACGGGTACTACAGATTTTTGGAAGATATAAACTCTACACAGTTGGATCTCAGTAAATTAGTATTGATAATCAGGGTGTTAAGTGTCTTTACTGTAGGGAAGGATTACCATGTTTAA
- a CDS encoding exopolysaccharide biosynthesis protein: MAARRGGKAVSDLLEEVSVQGDADRVTLYELKMTLRDRGFGVLMLLFALPLSIPIPVPPGYTTVLSIPLLLFSAQMLMGFSTPWLPAFLEKRSFKREFLATVIERTSPILKGMERWSKPRMFVMFNDVGEKAVALICLLCAISIAIPLPLTNFIPAGGVSAMALGMLNRDGVLVILGVLVGFFGLLVTTVVLIAGPKLVIEMFSFLFKS, encoded by the coding sequence ATGGCCGCGCGCAGGGGTGGGAAAGCCGTTTCTGATTTACTGGAAGAGGTGAGCGTACAAGGAGACGCTGATAGAGTTACCCTGTATGAGCTAAAAATGACCCTCCGTGACAGGGGCTTTGGTGTACTCATGCTCTTGTTTGCCCTACCGCTTTCTATACCGATTCCCGTGCCTCCTGGCTACACTACCGTATTGTCTATCCCGCTGCTGCTATTCTCGGCCCAAATGCTTATGGGTTTTTCCACTCCGTGGCTACCTGCTTTTTTGGAGAAAAGGTCGTTCAAGCGGGAGTTTTTAGCAACCGTAATTGAGAGAACATCTCCAATACTAAAGGGAATGGAACGGTGGAGTAAGCCCAGAATGTTTGTGATGTTCAATGATGTAGGAGAGAAGGCCGTGGCTCTGATTTGCCTTTTGTGTGCCATTTCCATTGCAATTCCCCTACCTCTGACGAACTTCATTCCTGCTGGGGGAGTGTCCGCTATGGCGCTCGGCATGCTGAATCGAGACGGTGTGCTGGTCATTTTAGGCGTATTGGTAGGGTTTTTTGGGCTTCTTGTTACTACAGTTGTGCTCATAGCGGGGCCCAAGCTTGTAATTGAAATGTTTTCTTTTCTGTTCAAGTCTTGA